Proteins co-encoded in one Paraburkholderia edwinii genomic window:
- a CDS encoding (2Fe-2S)-binding protein: MRRITLTVNGQPSSAEVEGRTLLVELLRDKLGLTGTHVGCDTSQCGCCVVEVDGNSVKSCTFLAVQADGATVRTIEGLTAADGTLHPMQEMFRQHHALQCGYCTPGMMMSAINLVETHPEGLTSEQIRHAMEGNLCRCTGYHNIVRAIEAAWPLMQADAVPAAQ; this comes from the coding sequence ATGCGTCGAATTACGCTAACGGTGAACGGGCAGCCATCGTCGGCTGAGGTGGAAGGCAGAACCCTGCTGGTCGAACTGCTGCGCGACAAGCTGGGCCTGACCGGCACGCATGTCGGTTGCGATACGAGCCAGTGCGGCTGCTGCGTCGTGGAGGTGGACGGCAACTCGGTCAAGTCGTGCACGTTCCTTGCCGTTCAGGCCGATGGCGCCACGGTCAGAACCATCGAAGGGCTGACTGCGGCGGACGGCACGCTGCATCCGATGCAGGAAATGTTTCGCCAGCACCACGCGCTGCAGTGCGGCTACTGCACGCCGGGCATGATGATGAGCGCGATCAACCTCGTCGAAACGCATCCGGAAGGGCTCACGTCCGAGCAGATCCGTCATGCGATGGAAGGCAATCTGTGCCGCTGTACCGGCTATCACAACATCGTGCGTGCGATCGAGGCCGCGTGGCCGCTGA